Proteins encoded together in one Amblyomma americanum isolate KBUSLIRL-KWMA chromosome 1, ASM5285725v1, whole genome shotgun sequence window:
- the LOC144112457 gene encoding uncharacterized protein LOC144112457 isoform X2, with protein sequence MPRLAGAKSCMAPHSATCVYDVEPFADLFYVCAYVARAVGSRPHALGNRLRRRPRTVGHLQLTRHTVRWTVPPISGVPAACPFPRRSRPPLSASIGGWTD encoded by the exons atgccacggctggcaggtgcAAAGTCGTGCATGGCACCTCACA GTGCGACCTGTGTTTACGACGTGGAGCCGTTTGCAGATTTGTTTTACGTGTGTGCGTATGTTGCGCGAG CTGTGGGATCGCGTCCACATGCGCTCGGAAACAGGCTGCGGAGGCGGCCTAGGACGGTGGGCCATCTCCAGCTGACGCGGCACACGGTGCGGTGGACGGTTCCGCCGATCTCGGGCGTTCCAGCGGCCTGCCCCTTTCCCCGGCGCTCGAGGCCGCCCTTGAGCGCCTCAATCGGCGGTTGGACTGACTAG
- the LOC144125406 gene encoding uncharacterized protein LOC144125406 has protein sequence MALDIKGAFDNVSHEAVMERINNTRCGRRIHNYVRAFLSNRTVTVGLGDLRSETFNTPNKGTPQGSVISPVLFNMAMIGLARKLSKIEEELRTKARILVPPNYGRTMFGVLDETGTLEYGQVFVQYSNDMLRYKVNDPATILEGDVIVTKNPCMHPGDIRKLEAVNVPQLHHVRDCIVFPQKGERPHPDEMAGSVLDGDEYSVLWYEDLIFNNNCNPMHYYSDPPKDRKAPIGVQDMVDFFFQYIKGVKIGLISNAHLVWVDILDSSINSHRCRELACKCAVNLDFAKCGDLKGLQNSEKPPMYPDFMENLDTKNTYCSRKVLGQLYRNCKKVELSTECLEVVEDSLPDPRLLLEGREQFLKEATSAYKRYAEKIRALLKSCRIESESEALSGAVSKLSKYMKENDPTDMAMVLESQVEHVVHRTREEFFSDQLDEAH, from the exons ATGGCCCTGGACATCAAgggtgcttttgacaacgtcagTCATGAAGCAGTCATGGAAAGAATCAACAATACCAGGTGTGGGAGAAGAATCCACAACTAtgtaagggccttcctgtcaaaccgcacgGTCACGGTGGGACTGGGAGACCTAAGAAGCGAAACATTTAACACACCAAACAAAGGAACTCCACAAGGATCGGTGATCTCACCGGTCCTGTTCAACATGGCAATGATCGGCCTCGCACGCAAGCTGAGCAAGATCGAAG AGGAACTGAGGACGAAGGCTCGTATCCTGGTTCCTCCGAACTACGGGCGCACCATGTTCGGCGTGCTGGACGAGACCGGCACGCTCGAGTACGGACAGGTGTTTGTCCAGTACTCGAACGACATGCTGCGGTACAAGGTCAACGACCCTGCGACCATCCTCGAAG GCGACGTGATCGTGACCAAGAACCCGTGCATGCACCCGGGGGACATCCGCAAGCTGGAGGCGGTGAATGTGCCGCAGCTGCATCACGTGCGCGACTGCATTGTCTTCCCTCAAAAGGGGGAGCGGCCACACCCCGACGAGATGGCCG GTTCTGTCCTGGATGGCGACGAGTACTCAGTGCTGTGGTACGAGGACCTCATCTTCAATAACAACTGCAATCCCATGCACTACTACAGCGACCCGCCCAAGGATCGAAAGGCGCCCATTGGG GTCCAGGACATGGTGGACTTCTTTTTCCAGTACATCAAGGGTGTCAAGATCGGCCTGATTTCCAACGCGCACCTCGTCTGGGTCGATATTCTGGACAGCAGCATCAACTCGCACCGCTGCCGCGAACTGGCGTGCAAATGTGCCGTCAACCTTGACTTCGCCAAGTGCGGCGACCTCAAGGGCTTGCAGAACTCTGAGAAGCCACCCATGTACCCGGACTTCATGGAGAACCTCGACACAAAGAACACCTACTGCTCGCGCAAGGTTCTCGGGCAGCTCTACCGAAATTGCAAAAAG GTTGAACTCAGCACAGAGTGCCTTGAAGTGGTGGAAGACAGCCTTCCGGACCCCCGACTGCTGCTCGAGGGAAGAGAACAGTTCCTGAAAGAAGCCACGTCCGCCTATAAGCG GTACGCTGAGAAGATTCGGGCACTGCTGAAGTCGTGCCGCATCGAAAGCGAAAGCGAGGCCCTCTCCGGGGCTGTGTCCAAGCTCAGCAAATATATGAAGGAGAACGACCCTACGGACATGGCCATGGTGCTCGAGAGCCAGGTCGAGCATGTGGTGCACCGAACGCGCGAGGAGTTTTTCTCTGACCAGCTCGACGAGGCTCACTAG
- the LOC144125483 gene encoding uncharacterized protein LOC144125483, which translates to MSGNLAYLRRAPEGCPSTELIRIYINREDEELFEILRRYEDILTEIMMDWSGIQDIQCDLKTDRMDEWFLQLMVTGSRWALERLKEIVVYPSFREVLLLAFERKKNAYAGTL; encoded by the exons ATGTCCGGCAACCTGGCCTACCTGCGCAGGGCACCCGAGGGATGCCCCTCCACAGAGCTGATCAG GATTTACATCAACCGAGAAGACGAAGAACTCTTCGAAATCCTGCGGCGCTACGAAGACATCCTCACGGAGATCATGATGGACTGGTCCGGCATTCAGGACATCCAGTGCGACCTCAAGACGGACCGCATGGACGAGTGGTTTCTCCAGCTTATGGTCACTGGGAGCCGCTGGGCACTGGAGCGCCTCAAGGAGATCGTCGTCTACCCGTCTTTCCGGGAGGTGCTCTTGCTCGCGTTCGAGCGGAAGAAGAACGCCTACGCCGGAACACTATAG
- the LOC144112457 gene encoding uncharacterized protein LOC144112457 isoform X1, producing MAPLPPFSEKASSAGFGCRSLRRRLCFRIMHGSTKCDLCLRRGAVCRFVLRVCVCCASGVSTIPVALVPLDGGAIRLNNPDAVQSALQAISPLVLKICDARQYGRGGVLCRSADQAFIMDLLKCTSFGSQSLWDRVHMRSETGCGGGLGRWAISS from the exons atggcgccactgccgcccttcagcgaaaaagcgtcgtctgcgggttttggttgccgatctctacgtagacgattatgttttcgcatcatgcacggctcaactaa GTGCGACCTGTGTTTACGACGTGGAGCCGTTTGCAGATTTGTTTTACGTGTGTGCGTATGTTGCGCGAG TGGCGTCAGCACTATTCCCGTGGCTCTGGTACCTTTGGATGGAGGCGCCATTAGGCTCAACAACCCAGATGCGGTCCAgtctgcgctacaggcgatttcACCTCTCGTTTTAAAAATCTGTGACgcccggcagtacggcagaggaggcgtgttGTGCAGGTCGGCAGACCAGGCCTTCATCATGGATTTGCTAAAGTGCACCTCTTTTGGAAgtcagtcg CTGTGGGATCGCGTCCACATGCGCTCGGAAACAGGCTGCGGAGGCGGCCTAGGACGGTGGGCCATCTCCAGCTGA